ATACTCAAAACTACTCCGTTACAAGTAAAATGTACTATTTTATCCATTGTTTAGCTGTGTGCAACGACCATCGTCTTTGTCACACACAGACCCAAATACTGGGCAACTATCActacaacaacaaaacactTTAATCACTTCCTGCCAGCAGTGGGAATCAAACCAGCAACCTCTAggttgcaaacatgtctgactCTCTAACCACTTGGCTGTGAATCACTTATTGAtcttaaaaatatgattttttttaacagacaGTGTATGTCAGCTGTAGATGTGATGTTTTGGCACTGAATCCTTCTTTTCTTATTCTTACCCGCAGGTCTCTTTCAGAGATGATTCTGTGTAGTCAGATGGGGTTTGCAGTTTTGTACTGCATACTGTGGTTCACCGCACCTGTCTTTCTGCGCTCCGAATTCAAGGTGGCATACGTCACAGAGCGCAGCGTCTACATGTGCACATGTGTGCAGGATTTGGCCTTCTGTGACGAAATGAACTCCAGTGAATGTAACAACTGCAAGGACCATTCATCTGTGCTGCAGAGCCCCAGCCCGGTCCAAAAGAAACGCCTTACAGTACTGTACACTTCACCGCTTGAGGTGGCCCTTCTTCTCAACAACTCAGAGGTCAGACACTTGACATTAGTCCAGTGTAAGCCCGCTAATGACCAGCCTATATCATTTGACTACTTTGCAGTTCAGCGCCTGGAGAGGCTTACGATCACATACCCATTCTGGAAGCCTGACCAGAGTTATGATGTGATTATAGGCAAGGACAGGGGCGCTCCATACCACGAGGAGGCCCGAATCGCCATCATTCACACTTCTGTGTTGACTGGAAAAACTGAACTGAAGTCCTACACAATCCGAACCGAAGTGGATCGTGCCGGCTTGACGTCCTTCCCAAACATTTTTATGTCTCGCAATGGGCTTTTAGAAATGTCCAGGATATTTATCACTTTCCTGTACTAAAAGGATAAACCTTCTTTTTCACACACATGCAGATATAGCCTTTGCCATTTGTTGCCATTATTATTTCACAAATATCCATTATATCCATTATACATATTCTGTAATGTACATAATACATTTGCAACAGAAATAAAGTATTTAACTGCTGTATACAACTACATACTATAGATTGTATAGCATGTACAAAGACAAAGACATAAAAATATGtcgttacactgaaaaaaattattcattgaatttaatcaattttttaaggtaagtggttgcaatcaatttatttaagctacatttaaacaaaagtgttatattttattttactttactaatatttgttgtgtaaatgtagcttaaataaattgattgcaaccacttaccttaaaaaattgattggatttaatgaatcatttttttcagtgaatccAAAGCTAGTTTTCCAAATCTTAATACGAAAAAGGTAATCTTAAAAGTAACTTCATGTAGTTCTGATCTTTACAAGTAAGATTGGAGTCTAAAATTAGCTTTAATATTAGAAAAGAATGACAAACAATACAATCAGTATACTGTAATGATGTAAACATTTTATGACTATTAGACTAAAAAAGCAATTTTGTTAACAGcaataggaaaaaataatagaaaaactAAACAATGTTAATAGATATTTcttcaaataatgaaaaacaaaaataattacaattttttttcatattttttatattgaatGTTCTCAAACCAGTATTAACAAAGATGCTAGCAGACAGACTTTTTGCCCTTAcactgaaattttttttttaaaggtaagtcaATTTATtctattcaatttatttatttatataatcgcaatcaatttattaaagctacatttaaacaaaagttttttgtttttctaattttctttgtttaaatgtagcttaaataaattgattgcaaccacttacctttaaaaaatggagtaaattgaatgaatcatttttttcagtgtatttctTTAACAATAAAGTAagaattactgtaatgacagaAAGAATCAAAGCTGTTTAAAAGCATGTTTTGATTTAACTACTAGATGAACTATAAACTGTTG
This Misgurnus anguillicaudatus chromosome 11, ASM2758022v2, whole genome shotgun sequence DNA region includes the following protein-coding sequences:
- the LOC129416559 gene encoding uncharacterized protein, whose translation is MILCSQMGFAVLYCILWFTAPVFLRSEFKVAYVTERSVYMCTCVQDLAFCDEMNSSECNNCKDHSSVLQSPSPVQKKRLTVLYTSPLEVALLLNNSEVRHLTLVQCKPANDQPISFDYFAVQRLERLTITYPFWKPDQSYDVIIGKDRGAPYHEEARIAIIHTSVLTGKTELKSYTIRTEVDRAGLTSFPNIFMSRNGLLEMSRIFITFLY